A window of Mucilaginibacter paludis DSM 18603 contains these coding sequences:
- a CDS encoding DUF3857 domain-containing protein, which yields MCKKSFVCLLIGTLGIFFNNAFSQSKDIPAELYKASTIPDSLKKDANAVVRYSLKEVTVKGPGRKVARSHRIITILNEKAEGEASVGLGYEPKFNSVNTIEMMVYDADGKLIKKYRKGDMYDRAAYDDMSIITDDRIISTRHTIVSYPVTVEKITEMSSNSFLDLGEWQIQEPDIAVQNSVYRIIVNPAVGFRFKNKHTSIRPEISKGDMDSYTWQVKNLKAIKLEDDAVDWQVLPGIFFAANSFEYGGIPGDISSWKNYGKWQLGLNADVNSLTPARAEEIRQMVAGLKADKEKVKFLYEYLQHNVRYVSIQLGIGGLKPFPATFVDQKKYGDCKALSNYMFALLKAVGIPSYYAIVRGGENKEPADPEFPADPFNHIILCVPLKGDTTWLECTNTLKPFGKLGTFTENRNALLITEDGGKLVNTPKSTIDDNHFKSEVHLVLDADGGAKAKMQLWVTGGYRDEFLGLDQEKADDQKKMLIQHFGLKQPSALELKPVEDKEGTKEVDVDMEYDRFCDIISGDKRFYKPRVFNLWQLTLPVLEKRKSDYYFEFPMQKTCVTTIDLPQGFEVETMPANASLKFSYGNYEVNYVYDAAKNQIISTAKFNLTRYAIPAAKYNEMQEYMDNIAKVQNKKLVIRKKA from the coding sequence ATGTGTAAAAAATCGTTTGTTTGTTTGCTGATAGGTACCCTGGGCATCTTTTTTAATAATGCTTTTAGCCAAAGCAAAGATATCCCTGCCGAATTGTATAAGGCTTCAACCATACCCGACTCGTTAAAGAAAGACGCTAACGCGGTAGTGCGTTATAGCTTAAAAGAGGTTACCGTAAAAGGGCCGGGAAGAAAAGTTGCCAGATCGCATCGTATCATAACGATATTGAACGAAAAGGCCGAAGGCGAGGCCTCGGTCGGCTTAGGGTATGAGCCCAAGTTCAATAGCGTAAACACTATTGAAATGATGGTATATGATGCCGATGGGAAGCTTATTAAAAAATACCGGAAAGGAGATATGTATGATAGGGCAGCATATGATGATATGTCGATTATTACTGACGATCGGATAATCAGTACACGGCATACCATTGTAAGTTATCCCGTTACAGTTGAGAAAATCACCGAAATGAGTAGCAATAGCTTTCTGGACTTAGGAGAATGGCAAATACAAGAGCCTGATATAGCTGTTCAAAACTCTGTTTATCGTATTATAGTTAATCCCGCTGTTGGGTTTAGATTCAAAAACAAGCACACCAGTATCAGACCGGAGATTAGCAAAGGGGATATGGATTCATATACTTGGCAAGTAAAAAACCTGAAAGCCATCAAATTGGAAGATGATGCAGTAGACTGGCAGGTTTTACCCGGCATCTTCTTTGCTGCCAATTCTTTTGAGTACGGTGGTATTCCCGGCGATATCAGCTCGTGGAAAAATTACGGAAAATGGCAATTGGGTTTAAATGCCGATGTAAATTCGCTTACGCCGGCCCGTGCAGAAGAGATAAGGCAAATGGTAGCAGGCCTAAAGGCCGACAAAGAGAAAGTGAAATTTTTGTATGAGTACCTGCAGCATAATGTACGTTATGTAAGTATTCAGTTAGGTATCGGTGGCTTAAAGCCATTCCCGGCAACCTTTGTTGATCAAAAAAAATATGGCGATTGTAAGGCGCTTTCCAACTATATGTTTGCCTTACTTAAAGCGGTTGGTATTCCGAGTTATTATGCCATAGTACGCGGAGGTGAGAATAAAGAGCCTGCGGATCCTGAGTTTCCTGCCGATCCGTTTAATCACATTATATTATGTGTGCCTTTAAAAGGGGATACCACCTGGCTTGAATGTACCAACACACTTAAGCCATTTGGTAAATTAGGTACGTTTACCGAAAACCGGAATGCCCTGTTAATTACCGAAGATGGCGGCAAATTGGTGAATACACCCAAAAGCACAATTGATGATAATCACTTTAAAAGTGAGGTGCATTTAGTTTTGGATGCCGATGGGGGAGCCAAGGCAAAAATGCAATTGTGGGTAACCGGCGGATACCGGGATGAGTTTTTGGGTTTAGATCAGGAGAAAGCAGACGATCAAAAGAAAATGCTGATTCAGCATTTTGGCTTAAAGCAACCGTCTGCGCTTGAATTAAAGCCAGTTGAGGATAAAGAAGGCACTAAAGAAGTGGATGTTGACATGGAGTACGACCGCTTTTGCGATATTATTTCGGGCGATAAAAGGTTTTATAAGCCAAGGGTATTTAACCTATGGCAGTTAACCTTACCCGTTTTAGAGAAGCGCAAAAGCGATTACTATTTTGAATTCCCCATGCAAAAAACCTGTGTTACTACCATTGATTTGCCACAGGGGTTTGAAGTTGAAACCATGCCTGCCAATGCGAGCCTTAAATTTAGCTACGGCAACTACGAGGTAAATTATGTTTACGATGCCGCAAAAAATCAAATAATAAGTACGGCCAAATTTAACTTAACCCGGTATGCTATCCCTGCTGCCAAATACAACGAGATGCAGGAGTATATGGATAACATAGCCAAAGTTCAAAATAAAAAATTGGTGATCCGCAAGAAGGCTTAA
- the aat gene encoding leucyl/phenylalanyl-tRNA--protein transferase: MIFRLDERILFPDPQLAEEDGLLAVGGDLSPDRLLLAYRSGIFPWYSDETPILWYSPHERFVLFPNELKVSKSMRQVIRSGKFKVKFDTAFADVIVNCANAERIDQDGTWITNDMQQAYIKLHQLGHAHSVEVWLGDELAGGLYGVEVGNVFCGESMFSKVSNASKLALITLCQTGKYQMIDCQVYTNHLASLGAGMISREMYLEWLQT, from the coding sequence ATGATATTCAGGCTTGATGAGCGCATATTATTTCCTGATCCGCAACTGGCCGAAGAGGATGGTTTACTGGCCGTAGGAGGTGATCTTTCGCCGGACAGGCTGTTGCTGGCTTACCGGAGCGGGATCTTTCCGTGGTACAGTGATGAGACACCTATCCTGTGGTATTCGCCCCACGAGCGCTTTGTGCTTTTTCCGAACGAGCTAAAGGTATCCAAAAGCATGCGGCAGGTGATCCGCTCCGGCAAATTCAAGGTTAAGTTTGATACCGCTTTCGCGGATGTGATAGTCAATTGCGCCAATGCTGAACGCATTGATCAGGATGGCACCTGGATCACTAACGACATGCAGCAGGCTTATATCAAATTACACCAGTTGGGGCACGCACATTCCGTAGAGGTATGGCTTGGTGATGAATTAGCCGGTGGCTTATACGGTGTAGAGGTTGGGAATGTATTTTGCGGCGAAAGCATGTTTAGCAAGGTGAGCAACGCATCCAAACTCGCACTCATCACACTTTGCCAAACCGGTAAATATCAGATGATAGACTGCCAGGTTTATACCAATCATCTGGCTTCGTTAGGTGCAGGGATGATTAGCAGAGAGATGTATTTGGAATGGCTTCAGACTTGA